In Bdellovibrio bacteriovorus, the following are encoded in one genomic region:
- the glmM gene encoding phosphoglucosamine mutase, translating to MEKKASKAEKQSTKLFGTDGIRGTANQWPMTPETVVKIGQAIGYLLRKEALDKQTPTRKVVIGKDTRLSGYMIEQALASGLNSMGIFVQLVGPLPTPGIGYLTRTMRAAAGIVISASHNPFHDNGIKVFGPDGYKISASMEREIERLVLEEDLMALLPPSKDIGRTRRIDDSQGRYIVYVKGTFPLEYTLDGMRIVLDTANGAAYKVAPSVFQELGAEVIQLGDDPNGININDKVGALYPQKLSEAVVQYRADVGISLDGDADRVIMVDEKGEIVNGDRILAICALHMKSRGLLKGDTLVATQMSNFGLEKCMNDAGIKLVKTDVGDKYVVEEMKKNGYNLGGEQSGHIIFLDHTTTGDGCVAALAVLAVMKQTGKKMSELNHVFEDVPQVLINCRVKKRMNLSDIPGYEKLIASTESKLKGEGRVFVRFSGTEPVIRVLVEGANKELISQYAEEIASFLEKELS from the coding sequence ATGGAAAAGAAGGCCAGTAAGGCAGAAAAACAATCCACTAAACTTTTTGGTACCGATGGGATTCGTGGCACGGCAAATCAGTGGCCCATGACTCCTGAAACAGTCGTAAAAATCGGTCAAGCCATTGGATATCTTTTACGTAAAGAAGCCCTTGATAAACAAACGCCCACTCGAAAAGTCGTTATCGGCAAGGACACGCGTCTTTCTGGTTACATGATTGAACAGGCCTTGGCGAGTGGTCTTAACTCCATGGGTATTTTCGTGCAATTGGTAGGCCCATTGCCGACACCGGGTATTGGTTATTTAACTCGCACGATGCGGGCGGCGGCGGGGATTGTTATTTCTGCCAGTCACAATCCTTTCCATGACAATGGGATTAAAGTTTTTGGGCCCGATGGTTATAAAATTTCAGCTTCTATGGAGCGCGAAATTGAGCGCTTGGTTTTAGAAGAAGACTTGATGGCGTTATTGCCACCAAGTAAAGACATCGGTCGCACTCGTCGCATTGATGACTCTCAAGGTCGCTACATTGTCTACGTTAAAGGGACATTCCCTTTGGAGTATACTTTGGATGGAATGCGGATCGTGCTAGATACAGCCAATGGTGCGGCTTACAAAGTCGCGCCTTCGGTGTTTCAAGAGCTGGGTGCTGAAGTCATTCAATTGGGTGATGATCCAAATGGAATTAACATTAACGACAAGGTCGGCGCTTTATACCCCCAAAAACTTTCTGAAGCGGTTGTGCAGTATCGGGCGGACGTGGGGATCAGCCTTGATGGTGACGCAGATCGCGTGATCATGGTGGATGAAAAAGGTGAGATCGTAAATGGCGATCGTATCTTAGCTATTTGTGCTCTTCATATGAAATCCCGAGGCCTTTTAAAAGGGGACACGCTGGTGGCGACCCAGATGTCGAACTTCGGTCTTGAAAAATGCATGAACGATGCCGGTATTAAATTAGTTAAAACCGATGTGGGTGATAAATACGTTGTCGAAGAGATGAAGAAAAACGGTTACAACCTGGGCGGTGAACAATCAGGTCATATCATTTTCTTAGATCATACGACAACGGGTGATGGCTGTGTGGCCGCTTTAGCGGTTCTTGCCGTGATGAAGCAAACCGGCAAGAAGATGAGTGAGTTGAATCACGTTTTTGAAGACGTGCCGCAAGTTCTTATTAACTGCCGCGTGAAAAAACGTATGAACCTGAGCGATATTCCAGGATATGAAAAGTTGATTGCTAGCACTGAATCTAAACTCAAAGGCGAAGGCCGGGTGTTTGTGCGTTTTTCGGGTACTGAGCCCGTGATTCGCGTTTTGGTAGAGGGCGCGAATAAAGAACTTATCAGTCAATACGCGGAAGAGATCGCCTCTTTCTTAGAAAAAGAATTGAGCTAA
- the tilS gene encoding tRNA lysidine(34) synthetase TilS, which produces MKDLDHHVWKLLKHYGLLEKKILVSLSGGVDSVALFLSLLKTHDKSLLGVFHFHHGIGGNQIYRDEALLFCEKLTGRHEVPFFFEKAKGALKSEADFREARFAAIESVKNQHNFAVVALGHHRDDLLETRMMRLIRGTGGQGLAAMREWDQGMFRPLLSRAKLELEAYVADENAPFLADPSNNDLDPLRNWLRKEWLPQLEVRSVGSVGVLARSLETIVDEISTRGDLLSSQEDFGSQGLQRSFYLTLTLSEQKRLLAQYLFALGKRDFSQSHIEEIQKRLDNSQKVITFQVAGLNWEINAQQIKVQS; this is translated from the coding sequence ATGAAAGACTTAGATCACCATGTTTGGAAACTCTTAAAGCACTATGGGCTTTTAGAGAAAAAAATCCTGGTGTCTTTGTCCGGTGGGGTAGACTCCGTCGCTCTATTTTTATCACTCTTAAAAACTCATGATAAATCTTTGCTGGGGGTTTTTCACTTTCACCACGGCATTGGCGGAAATCAGATTTACCGCGATGAAGCTTTATTATTTTGTGAAAAACTGACGGGTCGGCATGAGGTTCCTTTTTTCTTTGAAAAAGCCAAAGGGGCGCTTAAATCGGAAGCGGATTTTAGGGAAGCTCGCTTTGCTGCTATTGAAAGCGTAAAAAATCAGCATAACTTTGCGGTTGTGGCTTTGGGGCATCACCGTGACGACCTTTTAGAAACTCGAATGATGCGTCTGATTCGTGGCACCGGAGGTCAAGGTTTGGCCGCAATGCGAGAGTGGGACCAAGGGATGTTCCGCCCCCTGTTAAGTCGGGCAAAGTTAGAATTGGAAGCCTATGTGGCCGATGAAAATGCTCCTTTCTTGGCGGATCCCTCAAACAATGACTTGGACCCTCTGCGCAATTGGTTGCGGAAAGAATGGCTGCCGCAATTAGAGGTGCGCTCTGTCGGATCTGTCGGCGTTTTAGCTCGTTCTTTAGAGACGATTGTTGATGAAATAAGCACTCGCGGGGATCTGCTTTCGTCTCAAGAGGACTTCGGATCGCAAGGCCTCCAAAGAAGTTTCTATCTGACATTGACTCTTTCAGAGCAAAAACGTCTTTTAGCACAGTACCTTTTTGCCTTAGGAAAACGAGATTTTTCACAATCTCATATTGAAGAAATACAAAAGCGCCTGGACAACTCCCAAAAAGTGATCACATTTCAGGTGGCAGGTTTGAATTGGGAGATTAACGCGCAGCAAATTAAGGTCCAGTCCTGA
- the ftsH gene encoding ATP-dependent zinc metalloprotease FtsH produces the protein MRSTQKTLALWFFLIIMAVFLFQAYESKHQKSIADFNYSKFTEAVKANEVATVTFRQDTSEIVGEMKPEFEKKYSGTHFAIVGNTQDEGYKFLQSNGITPNYERADNGGFFQSLVVNWLPLILIVAMFLFIMRQIQVGGGKAMSFGKSRARLLTEHKNRVTFKEVAGVDEAKDDLQEIVSFLKDPKKYTKLGGRIPKGVLLVGSPGTGKTLLARAVAGEAGVPFFTISGSDFVEMFVGVGASRVRDLFEQGKKNAPCLIFIDEIDAVGRHRGAGMGGGHDEREQTLNQLLVEMDGFESSEGVIMIAATNRPDVLDPALLRPGRFDRRVIVNKPDLKGREQILGVHTRKTPLGPDVEIVRIARGTPGFSGADLENLVNEAALVAARNDKKYLEMEDFEKAKDKVIMGAERKSMVISDEDKKVTAYHEAGHTLVGRKLKGLDPIHKVTIIPRGMALGVTQTLPEKESVSLSKTTAENMIAFLFGGRAAEEVVFKDITTGAGNDIERATEIARRMVCEWGMSKLGPLAFEKRDNPVFMGMGYGNKEKDYSESKAQEIDSEVSKIINEGYRVAVQILTDYKDALERLAQALLEYETIDGTEVEMLVNGAAVAEIEKYRANRKEANLIAASNMKKNDSGNDPVGNTGPVTI, from the coding sequence ATGCGCTCTACTCAGAAAACGCTGGCTCTTTGGTTTTTCCTCATCATTATGGCCGTGTTCTTGTTCCAGGCCTATGAGAGCAAGCATCAAAAATCGATTGCTGATTTTAACTATTCAAAATTCACCGAGGCGGTAAAAGCCAATGAAGTGGCGACGGTCACCTTCCGCCAAGACACGAGTGAAATCGTGGGTGAAATGAAACCGGAGTTTGAAAAGAAATACTCGGGCACTCATTTTGCGATCGTGGGTAACACGCAAGATGAAGGTTATAAATTTCTTCAAAGCAACGGTATCACGCCAAACTATGAACGTGCTGATAACGGTGGGTTCTTTCAGTCCCTCGTGGTGAACTGGTTGCCATTGATTCTGATCGTGGCGATGTTTTTATTTATTATGCGCCAAATTCAAGTCGGCGGTGGTAAAGCGATGTCTTTTGGTAAATCGCGTGCGCGTCTTTTAACAGAGCACAAAAATCGTGTGACGTTTAAAGAGGTTGCGGGTGTGGATGAAGCCAAAGACGACTTGCAAGAGATCGTAAGCTTCTTAAAGGATCCAAAAAAGTATACAAAACTTGGGGGGCGTATCCCTAAGGGTGTCTTGCTTGTGGGTTCTCCGGGTACTGGTAAAACTTTGCTTGCACGCGCTGTCGCGGGTGAAGCCGGTGTTCCGTTCTTTACAATTTCTGGTTCAGACTTCGTTGAGATGTTTGTGGGTGTCGGTGCGAGCCGCGTTCGCGATCTCTTTGAACAAGGTAAAAAGAATGCTCCTTGCTTGATCTTTATTGACGAGATCGATGCGGTCGGACGTCATCGTGGGGCTGGCATGGGCGGTGGTCATGATGAACGTGAACAAACCCTGAATCAGCTTCTGGTTGAGATGGATGGTTTTGAATCTTCTGAGGGTGTGATCATGATCGCGGCGACGAATCGTCCCGACGTTCTTGATCCGGCCTTGTTGCGCCCAGGTCGTTTTGACCGTCGCGTGATCGTAAATAAACCTGATCTTAAAGGTCGCGAGCAGATCTTGGGCGTGCACACGCGTAAGACACCCCTTGGGCCTGACGTTGAAATCGTGCGCATTGCGCGTGGAACTCCGGGTTTCTCGGGCGCTGATTTAGAAAATCTGGTGAATGAGGCCGCCTTGGTAGCCGCTCGCAATGATAAAAAATACTTAGAGATGGAAGACTTTGAAAAAGCTAAAGACAAAGTCATCATGGGTGCGGAAAGAAAATCCATGGTTATTTCGGATGAAGATAAAAAAGTCACTGCTTACCATGAAGCGGGTCATACGCTGGTGGGTCGTAAGTTAAAAGGCCTTGATCCTATTCATAAGGTAACAATCATCCCTCGTGGGATGGCATTGGGTGTGACTCAAACATTGCCAGAAAAAGAAAGCGTATCGCTTTCAAAAACGACCGCAGAAAACATGATCGCTTTCCTATTCGGTGGGCGTGCGGCTGAAGAAGTGGTCTTCAAAGACATCACCACGGGTGCGGGTAATGATATCGAGCGCGCGACCGAGATCGCTCGCCGCATGGTCTGTGAATGGGGTATGTCTAAACTAGGGCCTTTGGCTTTTGAAAAACGTGACAACCCGGTTTTTATGGGCATGGGTTACGGCAATAAAGAAAAAGATTACTCCGAGTCGAAAGCTCAAGAGATCGACTCGGAAGTTTCTAAGATCATCAATGAGGGGTATCGTGTAGCGGTGCAAATCTTGACTGATTATAAAGATGCGTTAGAGCGTTTAGCGCAAGCCTTGCTTGAATACGAAACGATCGACGGCACAGAAGTTGAGATGTTGGTCAACGGTGCGGCGGTTGCGGAAATTGAAAAATACCGTGCTAATCGCAAAGAGGCGAATTTGATCGCCGCTTCAAATATGAAAAAAAATGACTCTGGAAACGATCCAGTAGGAAACACCGGTCCCGTTACAATCTAA
- the cdaA gene encoding diadenylate cyclase CdaA, translating to MLQQFVDNLIFIIQHLRVQDAIDMLLVWMVVYRILVLIKRTGTIQMLSGLGVLAIGYILSIWLELFTFNWILEKFFSNLFVIVVVLFQAEIRRALAHIGSNPFFNDASNIQETQVIEEIAKGIILTAQKGFGALVVVEREIVIDYHIEFGTEMDSKVSAELLASIFHPESPMHDGAVLIRNGKIHSAGCFLPLSKNPALDKNLGTRHRAAIGLTEETDALVFVVSEENKSIGIVQGGHLSPNVELGDIRKALYETFGLKYKAFAQQGEA from the coding sequence ATGTTGCAGCAGTTTGTCGATAATTTGATCTTTATCATTCAGCATCTGCGTGTGCAGGATGCAATCGACATGCTTCTGGTTTGGATGGTGGTTTACCGTATCTTGGTGCTCATTAAGCGCACGGGCACCATTCAAATGCTTTCAGGGCTGGGCGTTTTAGCCATAGGGTATATCTTAAGTATCTGGCTCGAACTTTTCACCTTCAATTGGATCTTAGAAAAATTCTTTTCAAACCTCTTTGTGATTGTGGTGGTTTTATTCCAGGCCGAGATTCGTCGGGCTCTGGCACATATCGGGAGCAATCCGTTTTTTAATGATGCCTCTAACATTCAAGAAACCCAAGTCATCGAAGAAATTGCGAAGGGAATTATTCTTACCGCGCAAAAAGGTTTCGGTGCTTTGGTGGTGGTTGAACGTGAAATCGTTATCGACTATCACATTGAGTTCGGGACTGAGATGGACTCGAAAGTTTCGGCAGAGCTTTTGGCATCGATCTTTCACCCTGAAAGCCCGATGCATGATGGGGCGGTTTTAATCCGCAATGGTAAAATCCACTCGGCCGGATGTTTTTTGCCGTTAAGTAAAAATCCGGCATTAGATAAAAATCTCGGGACTCGTCATCGCGCGGCCATTGGATTGACAGAAGAAACAGATGCCCTGGTGTTTGTGGTTTCTGAGGAAAATAAATCTATTGGTATTGTGCAAGGTGGACATTTAAGTCCGAATGTTGAGCTGGGTGATATTCGTAAAGCCCTCTATGAAACCTTTGGTTTAAAATACAAAGCCTTTGCGCAACAAGGGGAGGCTTAA
- a CDS encoding type II toxin-antitoxin system RatA family toxin gives MAKASTTEVFNCTPEQFFKIISDYEKYHEFLPEVKKCTVMKTEGHRKLVEYQVQVMKSFKYNLWMTENAPNSITWEFASGDIFKTSVGSWKLENEAGKTRATYTVEATFSMFVPGPIANALVSVNLPNMISSYHKRVKQVYGV, from the coding sequence ATGGCAAAAGCATCGACCACTGAAGTTTTCAACTGTACTCCTGAACAATTCTTTAAAATCATTTCTGATTACGAAAAGTATCACGAATTTCTTCCTGAAGTAAAAAAGTGCACGGTGATGAAAACCGAAGGCCATCGCAAGCTTGTCGAATATCAAGTGCAAGTGATGAAATCTTTTAAATACAATCTGTGGATGACCGAAAATGCACCCAACAGCATCACCTGGGAATTTGCTTCTGGGGATATCTTTAAAACGTCGGTGGGCTCTTGGAAATTAGAAAACGAGGCGGGAAAAACGCGTGCGACTTACACGGTTGAAGCGACGTTCAGTATGTTTGTTCCGGGGCCTATTGCCAACGCATTAGTCAGTGTGAATTTACCGAATATGATTAGCAGCTATCATAAAAGGGTCAAACAAGTTTATGGCGTCTGA
- a CDS encoding outer membrane beta-barrel protein, with product MLNKMVMAAVLVLGVAAHANTSSNQSEFFFQSEAGKSEVTPRIGYKMMTIKPDGATSDTKLNGLFNTGVSYEYGINEMFAIEGALYYGSLETDGTPKTKTNGLQDPEITLKGTSPMAWGNLRYGAMLGLGFEKRKYASATSDGNLASGGYSLAPYIGADMNLGGGIVGARALYEYRMERTIDDGSGTDLKVKDGHELGLSAFYEYFFADMLIGGSINYLSADKVKNSDTGAQEEDSHTTTGISLYTRIPMETWALIPRLDYDFSRSHYSKYDDITLSVAARFGF from the coding sequence ATGTTGAACAAAATGGTGATGGCTGCAGTGCTGGTATTAGGCGTTGCTGCTCATGCAAATACATCAAGCAATCAAAGCGAATTCTTTTTTCAGTCAGAAGCTGGTAAGAGCGAAGTAACGCCAAGAATTGGTTATAAAATGATGACCATCAAGCCCGATGGCGCGACGTCAGACACTAAATTAAATGGTCTATTTAATACCGGCGTTTCTTACGAATACGGCATCAACGAGATGTTCGCCATCGAAGGAGCTTTGTATTACGGGTCGTTAGAAACTGACGGCACACCGAAAACAAAAACCAACGGTCTTCAAGATCCAGAAATTACCTTGAAAGGCACTTCGCCAATGGCGTGGGGCAACCTTCGTTATGGCGCCATGCTAGGTCTTGGTTTTGAAAAGCGTAAATATGCGTCTGCGACGAGCGACGGAAATTTAGCTTCAGGTGGATATTCACTAGCTCCTTACATCGGTGCGGATATGAATCTGGGTGGCGGCATTGTCGGTGCTCGCGCATTGTATGAATACCGCATGGAGCGCACAATTGACGACGGATCGGGTACAGATCTTAAAGTTAAAGACGGTCATGAGTTGGGCTTAAGCGCGTTCTATGAATACTTCTTCGCAGACATGCTTATCGGTGGATCGATCAACTATCTTTCAGCTGACAAAGTTAAAAACTCTGACACTGGTGCACAAGAGGAAGATTCTCACACAACGACAGGGATTTCTTTGTACACTCGCATCCCAATGGAGACGTGGGCATTGATTCCTCGCTTGGATTACGATTTCTCTCGCAGCCACTACAGCAAATACGACGATATCACATTGTCAGTAGCCGCTCGTTTTGGTTTCTAA
- a CDS encoding pyridoxine 5'-phosphate synthase, whose amino-acid sequence MKHKIRLGVNVDHVATLRQVRGGTTSYPSVLDMVKRSVKGGAEQITIHLREDRRHIQLHDLKTLSKSCPVALNLEMAATSQMVSFAKKYRPDWVCFVPEKRAELTTEGGLDVKKGFKKMFPMVEKLQRIGIEISMFIEPSIEQVEASYEIGADAVEFHTGKWVHLKGAKKTKEWKRLVEAAEWAHYLGLNVHAGHGLDYAHSKLINKLPHLQEVNIGHSLVCYALEDGLEASVRKMRKILK is encoded by the coding sequence ATGAAACACAAAATTCGTTTGGGTGTGAATGTGGATCACGTGGCGACTTTGCGTCAAGTTCGTGGTGGCACAACATCTTATCCTAGCGTTCTGGATATGGTAAAAAGATCCGTTAAAGGGGGGGCTGAGCAAATCACGATCCACTTACGCGAAGACCGTCGTCATATTCAGTTGCACGATTTAAAAACACTTTCTAAATCGTGCCCGGTGGCCTTGAATTTAGAAATGGCCGCGACCTCGCAAATGGTCAGCTTTGCTAAAAAGTATCGCCCTGATTGGGTGTGTTTTGTTCCGGAAAAACGTGCGGAACTCACCACCGAAGGTGGCTTGGATGTAAAAAAAGGCTTTAAGAAAATGTTCCCGATGGTTGAAAAGCTTCAGCGCATCGGTATTGAAATTTCGATGTTTATTGAGCCGTCGATCGAACAAGTTGAAGCCAGTTATGAGATTGGTGCCGATGCTGTTGAATTTCACACGGGTAAATGGGTTCATCTAAAAGGGGCAAAAAAAACCAAAGAGTGGAAGCGCCTGGTGGAAGCCGCCGAATGGGCTCATTACCTGGGTTTAAATGTTCATGCTGGGCATGGGCTTGATTATGCGCATTCAAAACTGATCAATAAGCTTCCGCATTTGCAGGAAGTAAATATTGGACATTCTTTAGTTTGTTATGCGCTTGAAGATGGGCTTGAAGCTTCCGTGCGTAAGATGCGAAAGATCTTAAAGTAA
- the glpX gene encoding class II fructose-bisphosphatase translates to MDRNLALEFVRVTEAAALACSRWMGRGDEKKADAAAVDAMRKAFDVLRMDGTVVIGEGERDEAPMLYIGEKVGQAGADAPKLDIALDPLEGTTICAHGGVGAIAVIAVAEKGNFLHAPDTYMDKIACGPRAKGQIDLDKTPAENIRAVAKALDKDVEDVTVVILNRPRHEKLIAEVRATGARINLIGDGDVSAAVATAWGDSGIDLLLGVGGAPEGVISAAAMQCLGGDFQGRLKYRNDEEIERAKKMGIKDPLKKFTIDDLATGSVMFIATGVTDGALLKGVRFGSDGKAKTNSVVMRSQTGTIRTIEAYHDLDHKPPVAVPR, encoded by the coding sequence ATGGACAGAAACCTGGCTCTAGAATTTGTGCGCGTAACTGAAGCGGCGGCTTTGGCTTGTTCTCGTTGGATGGGTCGCGGAGATGAAAAAAAGGCTGACGCAGCGGCCGTGGATGCCATGAGAAAAGCTTTCGATGTTCTTCGAATGGATGGAACGGTTGTGATCGGTGAAGGGGAGCGGGACGAGGCGCCGATGCTTTATATCGGTGAAAAAGTCGGTCAAGCCGGGGCGGATGCACCAAAGCTTGATATCGCTTTAGATCCTTTAGAAGGGACCACCATCTGTGCCCACGGAGGTGTGGGGGCCATTGCCGTTATCGCGGTGGCCGAAAAAGGAAACTTCCTGCATGCGCCAGATACGTACATGGATAAAATTGCTTGTGGTCCAAGAGCTAAGGGACAAATTGATTTAGATAAAACACCGGCTGAAAATATCCGTGCGGTGGCTAAAGCTTTAGATAAAGACGTTGAAGATGTGACCGTGGTGATCTTAAATCGTCCTCGTCATGAAAAATTAATCGCGGAAGTGCGTGCGACAGGTGCTCGTATCAACTTGATCGGTGATGGTGACGTTTCTGCCGCGGTGGCCACGGCTTGGGGTGATTCAGGTATTGATTTGCTTTTAGGTGTGGGGGGCGCTCCGGAAGGAGTTATTTCGGCCGCGGCCATGCAATGTCTGGGTGGCGATTTCCAAGGTCGTTTGAAATACCGCAACGATGAAGAAATCGAGCGCGCTAAGAAAATGGGTATCAAAGATCCACTTAAAAAATTCACGATTGATGATTTGGCGACGGGTTCTGTGATGTTTATCGCGACCGGCGTGACCGATGGTGCTTTATTAAAAGGTGTTCGTTTTGGTTCCGACGGTAAGGCAAAAACAAACTCTGTGGTGATGCGCTCACAGACAGGAACCATCCGCACAATTGAGGCTTACCATGATCTTGATCACAAGCCGCCGGTGGCTGTTCCTCGCTAA
- the tsaE gene encoding tRNA (adenosine(37)-N6)-threonylcarbamoyltransferase complex ATPase subunit type 1 TsaE, translating into MSDVLNSQREIRNLEELKSFWAEVLPHLSSRCILLMSGEVGAGKTTSVQMIASILGMRDVQSPSFAIHLRYENSEGKALDHLDLYRLKDDDDLESSGFWDLFAQHNSLMIIEWADRLNSEFLPMNWQKVKVTLQKKSEAVRLITTETLA; encoded by the coding sequence ATGTCTGATGTTCTGAATTCGCAAAGAGAAATCAGAAATCTTGAAGAATTAAAAAGCTTTTGGGCGGAAGTTCTTCCGCATCTTTCTAGTCGGTGTATTTTACTTATGAGCGGTGAAGTAGGGGCGGGTAAGACCACCTCGGTACAAATGATCGCCTCGATCTTAGGAATGCGCGATGTGCAGTCACCGTCTTTTGCCATTCACTTGCGCTATGAAAATTCAGAAGGGAAAGCCTTAGATCATTTAGATCTTTATCGTTTAAAAGATGACGATGACTTAGAAAGCTCTGGGTTTTGGGATTTATTTGCGCAGCATAATTCTTTGATGATCATTGAGTGGGCGGATCGCTTAAACTCAGAATTTTTGCCGATGAACTGGCAAAAAGTGAAAGTAACACTTCAAAAGAAATCTGAAGCGGTCCGTCTTATTACGACGGAAACACTGGCTTAA
- a CDS encoding thermonuclease family protein, which produces MPHTLRLFAVCLALLIPLSAFSLEVRILDVHDGDTVTAVGITDSQKYKIRLMGVDTPEVDFFQHGQGEGAIQARDALRELLPKGTIVKISNDSDVDKHGRILGRILKGSLDINEEMLRQGWGFIYFIAPFDKRLVNEYSDAFEEAIENRRGLFVTSFEEPYLFRLRVRKQVGRNLVGDLETKQLFSPENIAQIPLWRRVFFADEMAAHNLGYRY; this is translated from the coding sequence ATGCCACACACACTTCGTCTTTTCGCCGTCTGCTTAGCCCTTTTAATCCCATTGAGCGCCTTTTCATTAGAAGTACGGATTTTGGACGTCCATGACGGTGACACCGTGACCGCAGTAGGAATTACAGATTCTCAGAAATACAAAATCCGCCTGATGGGCGTCGACACCCCCGAAGTCGATTTCTTTCAACACGGTCAAGGTGAAGGCGCGATTCAAGCTCGGGATGCTTTGCGAGAACTGCTACCTAAAGGGACCATCGTCAAGATCAGTAACGACAGCGATGTGGATAAGCATGGTCGTATTTTAGGTCGCATCCTTAAAGGATCCCTTGATATCAATGAAGAGATGCTCCGCCAGGGCTGGGGTTTTATTTACTTTATTGCGCCTTTTGATAAACGCCTGGTTAATGAATACAGTGACGCCTTTGAAGAGGCGATTGAAAATCGCCGGGGACTTTTTGTCACTTCTTTTGAAGAGCCCTACTTATTTCGCCTGCGCGTGCGCAAACAAGTGGGCCGAAATTTAGTGGGAGATTTAGAAACCAAGCAGCTTTTTAGTCCCGAAAACATCGCCCAAATTCCACTCTGGCGCCGTGTTTTCTTTGCCGACGAAATGGCCGCTCATAATTTAGGTTATCGTTATTAA
- a CDS encoding aldehyde dehydrogenase family protein — protein MSQFTTQNPATGEILKTYSHISWEDAQKSIEAADRDFQKWRKTSWEVRSQTLNRLAAALREHKAELASLMQNEMGKSIAEGKAEVEKCAVTCEFYAKSAQGILQNRQVQNSPYARAEVSFQPLGVIFSIMPWNFPLWQTLRFAAPALMAGNVIVLKHADLTAGTAELIGKIFADLSSEYQLLRNTQVDHDIAAQMIAHPLVHGVTFTGSTKGGKSVAIEAAKNLKKIVLELGGSDAYLILADADVEKAAARTVKARLVNCGQSCVAGKRFIVDKKISDQYINAYVKEMKQAELAPLASARFQKTIVEQVEKLKSWGGKVVLGGTAPQGAGAYYPATVVVFEKDRPEIHAEEVFGPVAIIVLAENTEEAVRMANSSPYGLGGGVFTKNEEKGKALVEKELQAGFVVVNDYVKSDPHIPFGGVKESGYGRELGEFGILEFVNIKTVAVAREN, from the coding sequence ATGTCTCAATTCACGACCCAAAATCCTGCCACGGGCGAAATTCTTAAAACTTACAGTCATATTTCTTGGGAAGACGCCCAAAAATCTATTGAAGCGGCCGATCGTGATTTTCAAAAATGGCGTAAGACTTCATGGGAAGTTCGTTCCCAAACTTTAAATCGCCTCGCGGCTGCTCTGCGCGAGCATAAGGCAGAACTTGCAAGTCTGATGCAAAATGAAATGGGTAAATCTATTGCTGAAGGCAAAGCGGAAGTTGAAAAGTGCGCGGTGACTTGTGAGTTTTACGCAAAATCAGCGCAAGGAATTTTACAAAATCGTCAGGTCCAAAACTCTCCTTATGCTCGAGCCGAAGTCAGCTTTCAGCCCTTGGGTGTGATTTTTAGTATCATGCCGTGGAATTTCCCACTTTGGCAGACCTTAAGATTTGCAGCGCCCGCTTTGATGGCGGGAAACGTGATTGTTTTAAAACACGCGGATTTGACGGCAGGAACGGCTGAACTCATCGGAAAAATCTTTGCCGATCTTTCGAGTGAATATCAACTATTGCGTAATACTCAAGTCGATCACGACATTGCGGCACAAATGATTGCTCATCCGTTGGTTCATGGCGTGACATTCACGGGAAGTACCAAGGGTGGAAAGTCGGTGGCGATAGAAGCTGCGAAAAATTTAAAAAAGATTGTTTTGGAATTGGGCGGCAGTGATGCGTACCTGATTTTGGCGGATGCAGACGTCGAAAAAGCAGCTGCCCGCACGGTCAAAGCGCGTCTGGTGAACTGCGGTCAAAGTTGCGTTGCGGGCAAACGATTCATCGTCGATAAAAAGATTTCCGATCAATATATAAACGCGTATGTGAAAGAAATGAAACAAGCCGAACTTGCGCCACTAGCCTCGGCGCGTTTTCAAAAGACCATTGTGGAGCAAGTGGAAAAACTTAAAAGTTGGGGCGGAAAAGTCGTTTTAGGCGGTACGGCTCCGCAAGGAGCGGGGGCTTATTACCCAGCAACGGTGGTCGTTTTCGAAAAAGATCGTCCCGAAATTCATGCCGAAGAAGTTTTCGGACCGGTCGCTATCATTGTTCTTGCGGAAAACACAGAGGAAGCCGTTCGAATGGCTAACTCGTCGCCCTATGGCCTGGGGGGCGGCGTATTTACTAAGAATGAAGAAAAAGGCAAAGCCTTAGTTGAAAAAGAATTGCAGGCGGGCTTTGTTGTAGTAAATGATTACGTAAAGTCAGATCCGCACATCCCCTTTGGTGGAGTGAAAGAGTCCGGATATGGACGGGAGCTTGGCGAATTTGGTATTTTAGAATTCGTAAATATCAAAACTGTGGCGGTCGCTAGAGAAAATTAG